A window from Hemibagrus wyckioides isolate EC202008001 linkage group LG17, SWU_Hwy_1.0, whole genome shotgun sequence encodes these proteins:
- the foxn1 gene encoding forkhead box protein N1, with protein sequence MSINPGSFSPAVSGSPPQSVQTALLESTSLQMPLSQCLKSSSAQASVTSSQRDSIIYRLKSGAAERFRRHSVDGSCADLESESSKDKRFHPYGRQYSDGEVTGSSLYCCLRESKLPESLTPVNVDIEEQNSWTSLSTTVQSSMFMGAEESTDQMQNRPEDPPSYSTSTHSAYSTISPLHQQFPAEYSSGGIEISSRYSYQSLSPQTSRDGSVQPQYPKPIYSYSILIFMALRNSRTGSLPVSEIYSFMTEHFPYFKTAPDGWKNSIRHNLSLNKCFEKVENKKGNSSRKGCLWALNPAKVEKMQEELQKWRRKDPVTVRRSMARPELLDHLLGDRPEKPRSISAQLNNHTHNQFPRVSLPPPYTPTTHQRRPYYSYYSLPSQTASQQLPYLPSSPQGFSFYPSIPQQPSTQLPPRTGSLDSPLPAHTPPSYSAALQASHSALGSMQELLMEGDLSNDIDMLNPSLTDLQLHGCLWEELRNDSLASDPLTLMDMSSTSEQLSPDHVGDCGKGCGSGGEQVNTAGSEAALQASVSDLYVTGLCSSDFTGTDSMSGLHSTVTNTPIALL encoded by the exons ATGTCTATAAATCCAGGATCTTTCTCACCTGCAGTCAGCGGCAGCCCACCACAAAGCGTTCAGACTGCACTGCTGGAATCGACCAGCTTGCAAATGCCACTCTCACAG TGTCTGAAATCCAGCAGTGCACAAGCCTCTGTCACCAGCTCTCAGAGAGACAGCATCATCTACAGGCTGAAGAGTGGAGCTGCAGAACGCTTCAGGAGGCACAGTGTGGATGGGAGCTGTGCGGATCTGGAGTCCGAATCAAGCAAAGACAAGCGATTTCACCCTTACGGGAGGCAGTACAGCGATGGAGAAGTCACTGGATCTTCGCTGTATTGCTGCCTCAGGGAGAGTAAACTACCCGAATCGCTCACTCCAGTTAATGTTGACATTGAAGAGCAGAATAGCTGGACTTCACTCAGCACCACTGTACAGTCCTCCATGTTTATG GGAGCTGAGGAGAGCACTGATCAGATGCAGAACAGGCCTGAAGATCCACCTAGTTACTCCACGTCTACTCACAGTGCATACAGCACCATCAGCCCCCTGCACCAACAG TTTCCTGCCGAATATTCATCGGGAGGAATAGAAATCAGCTCACGCTATTCTTACCAAAGCCTCTCCCCACAAACCAGTCGAGATGGTTCAGTCCAGCCGCAATACCCCAAACCCATCTACTCCTATAG CATTCTTATTTTCATGGCTCTGAGGAACAGCAGGACTGGTAGCCTGCCTGTTAGTGAGATCTACAGTTTCATGACAGAGCACTTCCCTTACTTCAAG ACAGCACCTGATGGCTGGAAGAACTCCATTCGTCACAACCTCTCCTTGAACAAGTGCTTTGAGAAAGTTGAGAACAAGAAGGGGAACTCGTCACGGAAGGGCTGCCTGTGGGCGCTCAACCCAGCCAAAGTGGAGAAGATGCAAGAAGAGCTGCAGAAGTGGAGGAGGAAGGATCCTGTGACAGTACGAAGGAGCATGGCCAGACCAG AATTACTGGATCATCTTCTGGGTGATAGACCAGAGAAGCCCAGGTCCATCTCTGCCCAActcaacaaccacacacacaatcagttcCCCAGAGTCAGCCTTCCTCCTCCATACACTCCCACGACTCACCAAAGACGACCATATTACAGTTATTACAGTTTACCATCACAAACTGCCTCCCAGCAGCTCCCTTACCTGCCCTCTAGTCCCCAAGGCTTCTCATTCTACCCCTCCATCCCCCAGCAGCCCAGCACACAGTTGCCACCTAGGACTGGCAGCCTGGACTCACCtttacctgcacacacaccaccgagCTACAGCGCTGCTCTACAGGCCAGCCACAGTGCTTTGGGAAGCATGCAGGAGCTCCTCATGGAGGGGGACCTGAGTAACGACATAGACATGCTCAATCCAAGCCTAACAGACCTGCAACTTCATG GTTGTCTCTGGGAGGAGCTTAGGAATGACAGTTTGGCTTCAGATCCGCTGACTCTCATGGACATGTCCAGCACATCTGAGCAACTCAGCCCTGATCATGTCGGGGATTGTGGGAAGGGCTGTGGCTCAGGGGGTGAGCAGGTGAACACAGCTGGATCAGAAGCAGCGCTGCAGGCGAGTGTTTCTGACCTTTACGTCACTGGACTGTGTTCGAGCGACTTCACCGGCACAGACAGCATGTCAGGTCTCCATTCCACGGTGACAAACACTCCGATCGCTCTGCTCTGA